One part of the Clostridiales bacterium genome encodes these proteins:
- the yidD gene encoding membrane protein insertion efficiency factor YidD: MKYIFIYLIKFYQKFISPLKPPSCRFYPTCSQYAVEAIEKYGSIKGIYLSVRRILKCHPFHPGGYDPVP, translated from the coding sequence ATGAAATATATATTCATTTATTTAATTAAATTCTATCAAAAATTTATTTCACCTTTAAAACCTCCAAGCTGTAGATTTTATCCTACGTGTTCTCAATATGCGGTAGAAGCTATAGAAAAATACGGAAGTATAAAGGGAATTTATCTTTCGGTAAGAAGAATATTAAAATGCCATCCGTTTCATCCAGGAGGGTATGATCCGGTACCATAG